From the genome of Terriglobales bacterium:
CACCGCACTGCACTCGCGCGACCAGCGTGATGTCCACCTGCCGCAGGGAGACAACGCGGCCCTCCAGGACGTTGCGCGCGCTGAGTTGGGCGGGCGGCATCGTGGCCAGCAGGATGTCGCCAGCGCGTACGGCGACGCGAACCGCATCACCTAGGTTCAATCGCGCCAGCGGGACTTCA
Proteins encoded in this window:
- a CDS encoding TOBE domain-containing protein, whose amino-acid sequence is EVPLARLNLGDAVRVAVRAGDILLATMPPAQLSARNVLEGRVVSLRQVDITLVARVQCGVEFEVHLTPGAGESLQLENGRRVWLVIKTYSCHLLAEDAVTPSRTVR